A window of Chryseobacterium aquaeductus genomic DNA:
AAAACCCGCAGAAGTACTTTTCTTAGACGGGAAAGCTCATCTGATCAGAAAAAGAGACGAATTTGAAGATTTGCTGAGAAATCAGATTGAAGTTCTTTAAAATATAAAATAACGAAGCTCTGCAAGAAATTGCGGAGCTTATTTTTTAGCAATAATTTTAGTTCTCAAAAAGATTAAACCTGCAAGAATAACAATTGCTCCCACAAATTGCAGAGTAGTAAGCGTCTCACCATCCAAAATACCCCAAATAATGGCCACGATAGGCATGAGTAATGTAACCGTAGAAGCGAAAAGTGGAGTAGAGACTTTCAGCAGACGATAATTCATCATCATTGCCAAGCCGGTTCCAAACACAGATAGCAGACTCACAAAAAATAATCCGGTCATATTTTCTTTTGAAAAAGTGAAAGTTGCAGCAAAACCTGTGGATAATAATGAAAAAAGAGAGGGCAAAAACAGTACAAACGAAAATACAAATGCCGACAAAACTGTCGAAGAGACATTCATGAGTTTAGATTTTACCGTAGTGGTACTGATGGCATAGCACAATGTCGCCAAAAGTAAAAGTAAAATAGGAAATATCTTAAATTTAGCATCGTCTCCTCCACCAAATGCAAGCATACACACTCCTGTGAAGCTGATGAAAATTCCGGTCATTTGTCTTTTGGTGGTTTCAAATTTCCAGAATAAAGTTCCTACAATAATCACAAAAATCGGCATCATCGAATTGATAATCCCTGCAATACTGCTGCTGATTTCTGTTTCAGCAATTGGAA
This region includes:
- a CDS encoding DMT family transporter; amino-acid sequence: MNADKEKWVLLIVLSIIWGSSFILIKKSLDHFTPYQVGALRVLIAGIILMPIAISKYKLFPKNQLKWLILAAFTGNFIPMFLFPIAETEISSSIAGIINSMMPIFVIIVGTLFWKFETTKRQMTGIFISFTGVCMLAFGGGDDAKFKIFPILLLLLATLCYAISTTTVKSKLMNVSSTVLSAFVFSFVLFLPSLFSLLSTGFAATFTFSKENMTGLFFVSLLSVFGTGLAMMMNYRLLKVSTPLFASTVTLLMPIVAIIWGILDGETLTTLQFVGAIVILAGLIFLRTKIIAKK